From the genome of Lineus longissimus chromosome 8, tnLinLong1.2, whole genome shotgun sequence, one region includes:
- the LOC135492811 gene encoding uncharacterized protein LOC135492811 has protein sequence MATNYADVYVKLPSGRVTKLDLLPSSQVKEIYRRVAEEEKVREAQVKIKYTGKVLKKTDTIGYLGICKETILKAEITAIKKINITIRKDDKIYPVCLDNVSSVTTLKECIEYKEGTAPSKQILKHDGVQLTECGISLADMKVTEGSVVELKIRSDIIPDATESSASTKINNDPEEECTEEQIEGLLSTFHTGGRNIEVVFSFDTTGSMYPCLSKVRTKLDESVRRLLRDIPNIRIGIMAMGDYCDYSKYVVKMKDLTTDIQQLVDFVSEVPATSGGDAPEAYEWVLHKAQQLDWSEDSAKALVVIGDEVPHQRSYTDQNTNWHDELDVLRGMGVKVYGVQALNNDSSTLFYEELADRTGGAHLRFQQFSLITDMFLAVCYKESSPEQLQAFCDEVGEEGRMTEEAKEMFEKLEEAQQSDSKEEEEEQRDQPKRYVGKPWWDPELDSSKKPMYCYDVATDMWSPQWKKDRSETSPGRAYPCPMGDLSIPVVSTGGGDDQPPSAVSTRKSESVWKRIKRRFSLRKRNH, from the exons ATGGCAACAAATTACGCGGATGTTTACGTCAAATTGCCTTCTGGAAGGGTGACTAAATTGGACCTTCTCCCAAGCAGTCAGGTGAAGGAGATCTACCGCCGGGTGGCAGAGGAGGAAAAGGTCCGCGAAGCTCAGGTTAAGATCAAATATACAGGAAAGGTACTGAAGAAAACGGATACCATCGGGTACTTGGGCATCTGTAAAGAGACCATTCTAAAAGCAGAG ATCACAGCGATTAAGAAGATTAACATCACCATTAGGAAAGATGATAAAATTTACCCGGTGTGTCTTGACAATGTGTCGTCGGTTACTACTCTCAAAGAGTGCATAGAGTATAAGGAAGGCACGGCACCATCGAAGCAGATTCTAAAG CACGACGGGGTCCAGTTGACAGAATGTGGTATTAGCTTGGCTGATATGAAGGTGACTGAAGGGTCGGTTGTTGAGCTGAAGATCCGATCTGACATAATACCTGACGCAACAGAATCATCTGCTTCAACTAAAATAAATAATGATCCTGAAGAAGAATGCACTGAAGAACAAATAGAG GGGTTGCTATCCACCTTCCACACAGGAGGACGGAACATAGAAGTAGTCTTCTCGTTTGATACAACTGGAAGCATGTATCCATGTCTCAGCAAG GTCCGGACTAAACTTGATGAATCTGTGCGGCGGCTGCTCCGTGATATCCCTAACATCCGCATTGGGATCATGGCCATGGGTGACTACTGTGACTACAGCAAGTATGTTGTCAAAATGAAAGATCTCACCACTGATATCCAGCAGCTAGTAGATTTCGTCAGTGAGGTGCCTGCAACCAGCGGAGGGGACGCACCGGAG GCATATGAATGGGTGCTGCACAAAGCTCAGCAGTTAGATTGGTCTGAAGACTCCGCCAAAGCGTTGGTAGTGATCGGGGATGAGGTACCACACCAACGCTCATATACAGACCAGAATACCAACTGGCATGATGAACTGGATGTTTTGAGAGGCATGGGAGTCAAG GTATACGGAGTTCAGGCACTCAACAATGACTCGTCGACTTTGTTCTACGAAGAACTTGCAGATAGAACTGGTGGCGCTCACCTACGCTTTCAACAGTTTAGTCTTATCACAGACATGTTCTTGGCAG TTTGTTACAAAGAATCAAGTCCCGAACAGTTGCAGGCATTCTGTGACGAAGTCGGGGAAGAAGGCCGCATGACGGAGGAAGCTAAGGAAATGTTTGAAAAGCTTGAAGAAGCCCAACAGTCAGATAGtaaagaagaagaggaggagCAACGAGACCAACCAAAA CGGTATGTGGGAAAGCCATGGTGGGATCCTGAACTTGACAGTTCCAAAAAGCCCATGTATTGCTACGACGTCGCCACAGACATGTGGTCTCCGcaatggaagaaagacagatcAGAAACATCTCCTGGTCGAGCATATCCATGCCCAATGGGAGATCTTTCCATTCCTGTTGTAAGCACTGGAGGTGGGGATGACCAACCCCCGTCTGCCGTTAGCACCAGAAAATCAGAGTCCGTCTGGAAGAGAATTAAAAGGAGATTCTCTCTGAGAAAGAG GAACCATTGA